One window of the Chryseotalea sp. WA131a genome contains the following:
- a CDS encoding 50S ribosomal protein L18 codes for MPNIKNRRERIKKGIRKKMEGTAARPRLSVFKSNTTIYAQVIDDTKGTTLLAASSKDLDKKGGVKVELSKNVGKKLAEKALASGIQQVVFDRNGYLYHGNIKALAEGAREGGLKF; via the coding sequence ATGCCAAATATTAAAAACAGAAGAGAGCGGATTAAGAAAGGAATCCGCAAGAAAATGGAAGGCACTGCGGCAAGGCCACGTCTTTCTGTTTTCAAGAGCAACACCACTATTTATGCACAAGTAATAGATGATACCAAAGGCACCACCTTGTTGGCAGCATCTTCCAAAGACTTGGACAAAAAGGGCGGAGTGAAAGTGGAGCTTTCTAAGAATGTAGGAAAGAAGTTAGCTGAAAAGGCATTGGCCAGCGGCATACAACAAGTAGTGTTCGACCGCAACGGTTACTTATATCATGGTAATATCAAGGCTTTGGCAGAAGGTGCCAGAGAGGGAGGTTTAAAATTTTAA
- the rplF gene encoding 50S ribosomal protein L6 — MSRIGKLPIELPKGVTCTFSDSDHQVTVKGPKGELKQVIDKDFKVTLEGSQVLVQRPTEQKRHRAMHGLYRSLINNMVEGVSTGYKTQLEVIGVGYKATAQGNLLDLSLGFSHSIIFAVPSELKVIATQEKGQNPIITLEGIDKQLIGQVAAKIKSLRSVEPYKGKGIRYMGEFVRRKAGKAAAK, encoded by the coding sequence ATGTCACGTATAGGTAAACTACCCATTGAACTTCCAAAAGGTGTTACATGCACCTTTTCTGATAGCGACCATCAGGTTACTGTAAAAGGTCCGAAGGGCGAATTGAAACAAGTTATTGATAAAGATTTCAAAGTCACTTTGGAAGGAAGCCAAGTTTTGGTTCAGCGCCCGACCGAGCAAAAGCGCCACAGGGCCATGCACGGTTTATACCGCTCACTTATCAATAACATGGTGGAAGGTGTAAGCACTGGATACAAAACCCAATTAGAAGTAATTGGTGTAGGATACAAGGCAACGGCTCAAGGCAATTTGTTGGATTTGAGTTTAGGATTTTCACATAGCATTATCTTCGCAGTCCCTAGTGAATTGAAGGTGATTGCCACCCAAGAAAAAGGTCAAAACCCTATCATTACGTTAGAAGGTATTGATAAACAATTGATCGGCCAGGTGGCGGCTAAGATTAAATCACTGCGCAGCGTAGAGCCATATAAAGGAAAGGGTATCCGCTACATGGGTGAATTTGTAAGACGTAAAGCTGGTAAGGCAGCTGCTAAATAA
- the rpsH gene encoding 30S ribosomal protein S8: MKTTDPIADYLTRLRNAIKARHRIVEVPASSLKKEMTKVLFDKGYILNYKFEDTENKQGNIKIALKYNPETKESAITKLHRVSSPGLRQYRGADELPKVLNGLGIAILSTSKGVITDKEAKALNVGGEVLCYIY; encoded by the coding sequence ATGAAGACAACAGATCCTATTGCAGATTATTTGACCCGGTTACGCAATGCTATCAAAGCGCGCCACCGTATTGTAGAAGTGCCCGCGTCTAGCCTAAAGAAGGAGATGACGAAAGTACTTTTCGATAAAGGGTACATCCTAAACTATAAGTTTGAGGATACGGAAAACAAGCAAGGCAACATTAAGATTGCGTTGAAATACAATCCAGAAACAAAAGAATCTGCGATCACCAAATTGCACCGCGTCAGCTCACCAGGTTTGCGTCAATACCGTGGTGCAGATGAATTGCCAAAAGTATTGAACGGTTTAGGTATCGCCATCTTGTCAACGTCAAAAGGCGTAATCACCGATAAGGAAGCCAAGGCGCTCAATGTTGGTGGTGAGGTATTGTGTTACATCTATTAA
- the rpsN gene encoding 30S ribosomal protein S14, with protein sequence MAKLAVIARDKKKLRLVERYAKKRAALKEAGDWAALDKLPRSSSKVRLHSRCKLTGRPRGYMSKFGICRNQFRQLASEGKIPGITKASW encoded by the coding sequence ATGGCAAAATTAGCAGTCATCGCTAGAGACAAGAAAAAGCTTCGCTTGGTAGAGCGCTACGCAAAAAAGCGTGCCGCGCTAAAAGAGGCCGGAGATTGGGCAGCCTTGGATAAACTTCCTAGAAGCTCTTCCAAAGTTCGTTTGCATAGCCGTTGCAAGCTAACGGGCAGACCGAGAGGTTATATGTCAAAGTTTGGCATTTGCCGTAACCAGTTCCGCCAATTGGCAAGCGAGGGCAAAATCCCAGGCATAACAAAAGCTAGCTGGTAA
- the rplE gene encoding 50S ribosomal protein L5, with product MATPRLKEKYSKEIIPALKEKFQYKSIMQVPKIEKICVNKGIGAAVADKKLIEAGVEELSTITGQKAVSTKSKKDISNFKLRGNQAIGAKVTLRGDRMYEFMDRLMNIALPRVRDFKGISDKGFDGRGNYTLGVKEQIIFPEISIDKVTKINGMDITFVTTAVSDEESYELLKAFGMPFVTKN from the coding sequence ATGGCAACGCCTAGACTAAAAGAGAAATATAGCAAAGAGATTATTCCGGCACTGAAAGAAAAATTTCAGTACAAATCAATTATGCAAGTTCCTAAGATTGAGAAAATCTGTGTGAACAAAGGCATTGGCGCAGCCGTAGCTGACAAAAAATTGATTGAAGCAGGTGTAGAGGAATTGTCTACAATCACAGGCCAAAAGGCAGTATCAACCAAATCGAAGAAAGACATTTCGAACTTTAAGCTACGTGGCAATCAAGCCATTGGCGCAAAGGTTACACTACGTGGCGATCGGATGTACGAATTCATGGATCGTTTGATGAATATCGCCTTGCCGCGTGTGCGCGATTTCAAAGGCATCAGCGATAAAGGTTTTGATGGCCGTGGCAATTATACCTTGGGTGTGAAGGAACAGATCATCTTCCCCGAGATATCAATTGACAAAGTGACCAAGATCAACGGTATGGATATCACATTTGTAACAACCGCAGTTTCAGATGAAGAGAGCTATGAATTGCTCAAAGCATTTGGGATGCCTTTTGTAACTAAAAACTAA
- the rplX gene encoding 50S ribosomal protein L24, with protein sequence MERKFNKQPKLHVRKGDTVKILSGNDKGKEGKIMEILIDKNRAIVEGINIITKHQKPSAGKPEGGIKKTEGTIHLSNLMLIEPGTGKAVRTGRKLDSKGKLQRYSKKTGEFIKQ encoded by the coding sequence ATGGAAAGGAAATTTAACAAGCAGCCAAAACTTCATGTGCGCAAAGGCGACACAGTGAAAATTCTTTCTGGCAACGATAAGGGCAAAGAAGGAAAGATTATGGAGATATTGATCGACAAGAATCGGGCAATTGTAGAAGGGATCAACATCATTACCAAACACCAAAAGCCATCTGCCGGAAAGCCGGAGGGCGGTATTAAGAAAACAGAGGGTACTATCCATCTTAGCAATTTGATGTTGATAGAGCCCGGTACAGGCAAAGCGGTACGCACTGGCCGCAAGCTTGATAGCAAGGGTAAGTTACAGCGCTATTCAAAGAAAACAGGAGAATTCATTAAGCAATAG
- the rplN gene encoding 50S ribosomal protein L14 — protein MIQTESRLTVADNSGAKEVLCMHVLGGTRRRTASVGDKIVVTVKSAIATSQIKKGTVSKAVIVRTKKEVRRKDGSYIRFEDNAAVLLNAQDEPRGTRIFGPVARELREKQFMKIISLAPEVL, from the coding sequence ATGATACAAACAGAATCGAGGCTTACGGTAGCCGACAATAGTGGTGCAAAGGAAGTTTTGTGTATGCACGTATTGGGCGGAACGCGCAGGCGTACAGCCAGTGTAGGCGACAAAATTGTAGTGACCGTAAAATCGGCCATCGCCACCAGCCAAATAAAGAAGGGCACTGTTTCAAAGGCAGTGATCGTTCGGACTAAAAAAGAGGTAAGAAGAAAAGACGGATCGTATATCCGCTTTGAAGATAACGCAGCGGTGCTTTTAAATGCGCAAGACGAGCCAAGAGGTACTCGTATCTTCGGCCCTGTGGCACGTGAGCTTCGCGAAAAACAATTCATGAAAATTATTTCATTGGCACCAGAAGTGCTATAA
- the rpsQ gene encoding 30S ribosomal protein S17 codes for MEQAQENERNLRKDRIGKVTSNKMQKSITVSIDRKVKHPIYGKFMTKTSKFMAHDEKNEAGIGDVVRIMETRPLSKMKRWRLVEIIEKAK; via the coding sequence ATGGAGCAGGCGCAAGAAAACGAACGTAACCTCAGAAAGGACAGAATTGGTAAAGTGACCAGCAATAAAATGCAAAAGTCTATTACCGTTTCTATTGATAGAAAGGTGAAGCACCCCATCTATGGAAAATTCATGACCAAAACGTCTAAGTTTATGGCTCATGACGAGAAGAATGAAGCTGGTATTGGTGACGTGGTTCGCATTATGGAAACGCGCCCATTGAGCAAAATGAAGCGCTGGAGATTGGTAGAAATTATTGAAAAAGCGAAGTAA
- the rpmC gene encoding 50S ribosomal protein L29: MKNTEIKGLTVAELKEKIGSETENLRKIKFAHQISSIENPMRIKETRKLIARLHTELTAKESKK; encoded by the coding sequence ATGAAGAACACAGAAATTAAAGGCTTAACTGTAGCCGAATTGAAAGAGAAAATTGGAAGCGAAACAGAAAATCTTCGCAAGATTAAGTTCGCGCACCAAATCTCTAGCATTGAAAATCCAATGCGCATTAAAGAGACACGCAAGCTTATTGCACGCTTGCATACAGAATTAACAGCTAAGGAATCAAAAAAATAA
- the rplP gene encoding 50S ribosomal protein L16 — protein sequence MLQPKRTKFRKMQKGKVKGLATRGHQIAFGSFALKALEPAWITARQLEAARVALTRAMKREGQVWIRIFPDKPITRKPAEVRMGKGKGAPEYWVAVVKPGTILFEAGGVTMATAKEALALAEGKLPLKTKFTVRRDYVEQVEK from the coding sequence ATGTTACAGCCAAAGCGTACAAAGTTTAGAAAAATGCAAAAGGGCAAAGTGAAAGGGTTGGCCACACGTGGTCACCAAATCGCTTTTGGTTCATTTGCATTGAAGGCTCTAGAGCCAGCGTGGATTACCGCCCGTCAGTTAGAGGCTGCCCGTGTGGCTCTTACCCGTGCCATGAAGCGTGAAGGACAAGTTTGGATTCGCATTTTTCCAGATAAGCCAATTACACGCAAGCCAGCCGAGGTTCGTATGGGTAAAGGTAAAGGTGCTCCTGAATATTGGGTGGCCGTTGTAAAACCCGGAACGATTTTATTCGAAGCAGGTGGCGTAACAATGGCTACCGCTAAAGAAGCATTGGCATTGGCAGAAGGAAAACTTCCGTTGAAGACGAAGTTCACTGTTCGCAGGGATTATGTTGAACAAGTAGAAAAGTAA
- the rpsC gene encoding 30S ribosomal protein S3 has translation MGQKINPVGLRLGIVRGWDSAWYGGKDFSDKLVEDHTIRKYVDARIQKGGISKVVIERSTSKRITITIHTARPGVVIGKGGTEVDKIKEELKNLTKKDVQINIFEIKRPELDARLVGESIAQQLEARISYRRAMKQAIASTMRVGAEGIKVKLGGRLAGADMARTEQYKEGRIPLHTLRADIDYAISEAQTVYGKIGIKVWIFKGEVYGKRDLSPNIGMVSNSGGDNNKGPAQQGGGDRRRGPGGPPRGERGERRERSDRDDNRGGARRGGKR, from the coding sequence ATGGGACAAAAAATTAACCCTGTTGGATTACGTTTAGGCATCGTGCGTGGCTGGGATTCAGCTTGGTACGGTGGCAAAGATTTCTCAGACAAGTTGGTAGAAGACCACACCATCCGCAAGTATGTAGATGCCCGCATTCAAAAAGGCGGTATCTCCAAAGTAGTAATCGAGCGTAGTACTTCAAAACGTATTACCATTACCATCCACACGGCTCGTCCAGGTGTGGTTATTGGAAAAGGCGGTACTGAAGTAGATAAGATCAAAGAAGAATTGAAGAACCTTACCAAGAAAGATGTTCAAATTAACATCTTTGAAATTAAGCGTCCAGAATTAGATGCTCGTTTGGTAGGCGAATCCATTGCACAACAATTGGAAGCACGTATTTCTTACCGCAGAGCGATGAAGCAAGCAATTGCGTCAACCATGCGTGTAGGTGCGGAAGGTATCAAGGTAAAATTGGGTGGCCGTTTGGCAGGTGCCGATATGGCCCGCACCGAACAATACAAAGAAGGCCGTATTCCTTTGCACACCTTGCGCGCAGATATTGATTATGCAATCTCTGAAGCTCAAACAGTGTATGGTAAAATCGGTATCAAGGTTTGGATTTTCAAAGGTGAAGTATACGGAAAGCGCGATCTATCGCCTAACATCGGCATGGTTAGTAATTCCGGAGGGGATAATAACAAAGGCCCAGCGCAACAAGGCGGTGGCGATAGAAGAAGAGGCCCAGGCGGTCCTCCTCGTGGTGAGCGTGGTGAAAGAAGAGAAAGAAGCGATCGCGATGACAATCGTGGCGGAGCAAGAAGAGGCGGAAAAAGATAA
- the rplV gene encoding 50S ribosomal protein L22 → MEKEKKIKGSVAKRAKLKAIKEAAKTGPSTAYLNNAPTSPRKMRLIADMIRGVDAFKALTILRYDAKHPSDKMEKLLTSAMANWKAKNPDVDLDEANLYVKEVFVGGGRILKRLRPAPQGRAHRVRKRSNHVTLTVDRMPAQEPKERKRTVQTETAK, encoded by the coding sequence ATGGAAAAAGAAAAGAAAATTAAAGGATCAGTAGCCAAGCGAGCAAAACTTAAGGCTATTAAAGAAGCAGCCAAAACCGGCCCTTCTACTGCATACCTTAACAACGCGCCTACTTCACCTCGCAAAATGAGGTTGATTGCGGATATGATCAGGGGCGTAGATGCTTTCAAAGCGTTGACGATTTTGCGTTACGATGCCAAGCATCCTTCTGATAAGATGGAAAAACTTTTGACTTCGGCCATGGCAAACTGGAAAGCTAAAAACCCAGACGTTGATTTGGATGAAGCCAATCTATATGTGAAAGAAGTATTTGTGGGTGGCGGAAGAATTTTAAAGCGTCTTCGCCCAGCACCACAAGGTCGTGCGCACCGTGTTCGCAAAAGATCCAATCACGTTACGTTAACCGTAGATCGTATGCCCGCACAAGAGCCGAAAGAAAGAAAAAGAACTGTTCAAACAGAAACTGCAAAGTAA
- the rpsS gene encoding 30S ribosomal protein S19 has product MGRSIKKGPYLDARLAKKVQVMEQAGKKSVIKTWSRRSTITPDLIGHTFAVHNGNKFIPVYVTENMVGHKLGEFAPTRTFKGHSGNNKADAK; this is encoded by the coding sequence ATGGGAAGGTCAATAAAAAAAGGTCCATACCTAGATGCCCGTCTTGCCAAGAAAGTGCAAGTAATGGAGCAGGCTGGAAAAAAATCAGTGATTAAAACGTGGTCACGCAGATCTACCATCACTCCTGATTTGATAGGTCACACATTCGCGGTACACAATGGAAACAAGTTTATTCCAGTGTATGTAACCGAGAACATGGTGGGGCATAAGTTGGGCGAATTCGCACCTACCCGCACCTTTAAAGGACACAGTGGTAATAACAAGGCAGACGCTAAATAA
- the rplB gene encoding 50S ribosomal protein L2: protein MALRKLKPITPGTRHRLAPGFDDITESKPEKSLVVTLKKSGGRNSSGKMTMRYIGGGHKQKIRLIDFKRNKFGIPAVVKSIEYDPTRTARIAKLYYADGAKSYILAPNGIKVGQTLYSGDNVAPEVGNALPLSKIPVGTVVHNVELKPGRGAAIARSAGVFVQLVAREDVYATLKMPSGEMRNVLVNCMATVGAVSNAEHMNESVGKAGRSRWRGIRPRTRAVAMNPVDHPMGGGEGRASGGHPRSRKGLLAKGKKTRHPKKYSDDLIIARRKK from the coding sequence ATGGCACTTAGAAAATTAAAACCGATTACCCCAGGCACACGCCATCGTTTGGCCCCTGGGTTCGATGATATCACAGAATCAAAACCTGAGAAGTCATTGGTAGTAACCCTGAAGAAGTCAGGCGGACGTAACAGCAGCGGTAAAATGACCATGCGTTACATCGGTGGAGGTCACAAGCAAAAAATTCGCTTAATCGATTTCAAAAGAAATAAGTTCGGCATCCCAGCGGTGGTAAAGTCGATTGAATACGACCCTACGCGTACAGCGCGCATCGCTAAATTGTATTACGCAGACGGAGCCAAATCATACATTTTGGCACCCAATGGAATAAAAGTAGGTCAAACCTTATATTCAGGAGACAACGTTGCCCCTGAAGTTGGAAACGCCTTGCCGCTTTCAAAGATCCCCGTGGGTACGGTTGTACACAATGTGGAATTGAAGCCGGGCAGAGGTGCTGCCATCGCACGCAGTGCAGGTGTGTTTGTTCAATTGGTAGCTCGCGAAGATGTGTATGCTACCTTGAAGATGCCTTCGGGCGAAATGCGCAATGTATTGGTAAACTGTATGGCAACAGTAGGGGCCGTATCGAATGCCGAGCACATGAATGAAAGCGTTGGTAAAGCAGGCCGTAGCCGTTGGAGAGGTATCCGTCCACGTACACGTGCGGTAGCGATGAACCCAGTCGATCACCCAATGGGTGGTGGCGAAGGTCGCGCTTCAGGCGGTCACCCGCGTTCGCGCAAAGGTTTGTTGGCGAAAGGCAAGAAAACTCGCCATCCGAAGAAGTATTCTGATGACTTAATTATAGCAAGAAGAAAGAAATAA
- the rplW gene encoding 50S ribosomal protein L23, with protein MSILVSPLVTEKVSALNEKGKYGFIVDEKANKIEIKNAVEKMYGVNVKSVNTMRVLGKAKTRFTKAASVSGRKPSYKKAIVTLATGEVIDFYSNV; from the coding sequence ATGAGTATTTTAGTTAGCCCCCTCGTTACTGAAAAAGTTTCTGCCTTAAACGAAAAAGGGAAGTATGGCTTTATTGTAGATGAAAAAGCCAACAAAATAGAAATTAAAAATGCCGTAGAAAAAATGTATGGCGTAAACGTGAAAAGCGTGAATACCATGCGTGTTTTGGGCAAAGCAAAAACCCGTTTCACTAAAGCAGCTAGCGTATCAGGCCGCAAGCCAAGCTACAAAAAAGCGATCGTTACCTTAGCGACTGGTGAAGTTATTGATTTTTATAGCAACGTATAA
- the rplD gene encoding 50S ribosomal protein L4, with translation MDIAVVKYSGESTGRKINLSPEVFGIEPNDHAIYLDVKSIQANQRQGTHKSKQRNEISGSSKKLKKQKGTGGARAGNIKNPQFKGGGRVFGPTPRDYSFKLNKKVKDLARKSALSYKAKDNSISVLEDFNFDAPKTKQYTAMLKSLSLADKKTLVVLPSINDNVVRSGRNIQNTKIITAAQLNTFDVMNAQQLVLVESSLDTINNLLK, from the coding sequence ATGGACATAGCAGTTGTAAAATACAGTGGCGAAAGTACCGGCCGAAAAATCAACCTCTCTCCAGAGGTTTTCGGCATTGAGCCAAATGACCATGCTATTTATTTAGATGTAAAGAGCATTCAAGCCAACCAACGTCAGGGTACGCACAAATCAAAACAGCGTAACGAAATTTCAGGTTCTTCTAAGAAGTTGAAGAAGCAGAAAGGCACTGGTGGTGCACGTGCGGGTAACATCAAAAACCCACAATTCAAAGGCGGTGGTCGCGTATTCGGACCTACGCCTAGAGATTACTCCTTTAAGCTCAACAAGAAAGTAAAAGATTTGGCGCGCAAGTCGGCTCTATCCTACAAAGCAAAAGACAATTCCATTTCAGTTTTAGAAGATTTCAATTTTGACGCTCCTAAAACCAAACAATACACAGCCATGTTGAAGTCTCTCTCCTTGGCTGATAAAAAGACACTCGTGGTTCTTCCTTCTATTAACGACAATGTTGTTCGCTCCGGAAGAAACATTCAAAACACCAAAATCATTACTGCTGCACAACTCAATACATTCGATGTAATGAATGCACAGCAGCTGGTATTGGTAGAAAGCTCACTTGACACAATCAATAACCTCTTAAAGTAA
- the rplC gene encoding 50S ribosomal protein L3 yields MPGIIGRKIGMTSVFNADGTSVSVTVIEAGPCVVTQVRSQEVDGYKAIQLAFGEKKEKNTSSAMVGHFKKANTTPKKNIVEFRDFATEFDTVAELGKEVKVGDVFAEGDFIDAVGTSKGKGFQGVVKRYGFAGVGGQTHGQHNRLRAPGSMGNASFAARVIKGKRLPGRMGGERVKVTNLKVVKIMPEQNIILVSGSVPGAKNSTIILQK; encoded by the coding sequence ATGCCTGGAATAATTGGACGGAAAATAGGAATGACCAGCGTTTTTAACGCAGACGGAACGAGTGTTTCCGTTACAGTCATCGAGGCTGGCCCTTGCGTAGTGACGCAGGTGAGAAGCCAAGAAGTGGATGGCTACAAAGCCATTCAATTGGCCTTTGGCGAAAAGAAAGAGAAGAATACTTCTTCTGCTATGGTCGGTCACTTCAAAAAAGCGAACACCACTCCTAAAAAGAATATTGTTGAGTTCCGCGATTTCGCGACTGAATTTGACACCGTTGCAGAATTAGGTAAAGAAGTAAAAGTAGGGGATGTATTTGCAGAAGGTGATTTCATCGATGCAGTAGGTACTTCAAAAGGTAAAGGTTTTCAAGGTGTGGTAAAGCGCTATGGCTTTGCTGGTGTGGGTGGTCAAACCCACGGTCAGCATAATCGTCTTCGCGCACCTGGTTCAATGGGTAACGCATCGTTTGCCGCCCGTGTTATTAAAGGTAAGCGTTTGCCTGGCCGCATGGGGGGCGAGCGCGTAAAAGTGACCAATTTGAAAGTGGTTAAGATTATGCCTGAGCAAAATATAATCTTAGTGAGTGGATCTGTTCCAGGCGCAAAGAATTCAACGATAATCCTTCAAAAGTAA
- a CDS encoding iron ABC transporter permease, with protein MSLFPSYWKKILTVGGLLMLLFTLDVSMGESFINPFDWIGSLFGPNESTLAEIVWHFRLPKAITCVFAGAALGTGGLLMQTLFRNPLAGPDVLGLSSGASLLVALVIMLGQSSISILQSFAGNPWSLALAATLGSAFVFMLVIAISRFVKDDTSLLIIGLMLSAATTSVVGMLLFVSKAEDLQLFMIWSLGNVGGTNWKEILVLLIAVAIGITIAISQVKSLNARLLGETYAQSLGIALSPSRFWLVASTSLLAGSVTAFCGPIAFVGLAVPHLVKLIAPTSNHKMLLPLVMMGGASLLLFCDMLTHSVGSTILPLNAVTSIIGAPLVIWMVVKNKKVSS; from the coding sequence GTGTCGCTATTCCCATCTTATTGGAAAAAAATCCTAACCGTAGGTGGGTTATTGATGTTGCTATTCACCTTAGATGTATCGATGGGTGAATCGTTCATAAACCCTTTCGATTGGATAGGCTCATTGTTTGGTCCTAACGAATCTACTCTAGCAGAAATCGTTTGGCATTTTCGATTGCCCAAAGCCATTACTTGTGTGTTTGCGGGGGCAGCACTGGGCACGGGCGGATTGTTAATGCAAACACTTTTCAGAAATCCGTTGGCCGGCCCCGATGTGCTGGGGCTAAGTTCGGGAGCAAGTTTATTGGTTGCATTGGTGATTATGTTGGGGCAATCCAGCATCAGCATTTTGCAATCTTTCGCTGGCAATCCGTGGAGTTTGGCATTGGCGGCCACCTTGGGCAGTGCTTTCGTGTTTATGTTGGTAATCGCCATTTCACGGTTTGTAAAAGACGATACATCTTTATTGATTATAGGCTTGATGTTGAGCGCAGCTACTACTTCAGTGGTGGGTATGTTGCTTTTTGTTAGCAAAGCTGAAGACTTGCAGCTTTTCATGATTTGGTCACTGGGCAATGTGGGTGGCACGAATTGGAAAGAGATTTTGGTTTTACTGATAGCCGTTGCCATCGGCATCACCATCGCAATCAGCCAAGTCAAATCACTTAATGCCCGACTTTTGGGCGAAACCTATGCGCAAAGTTTAGGCATCGCATTATCTCCATCGCGGTTTTGGCTCGTTGCTTCTACCAGTTTATTGGCAGGAAGTGTTACTGCATTTTGTGGTCCTATTGCTTTTGTTGGATTGGCCGTGCCGCATTTAGTGAAACTGATTGCCCCGACCAGCAATCATAAAATGTTATTACCCTTAGTAATGATGGGTGGTGCGAGTTTGTTGTTGTTTTGTGATATGCTCACCCACTCGGTTGGCTCAACTATTTTGCCGCTCAATGCG